A section of the Armatimonadota bacterium genome encodes:
- a CDS encoding GDSL family lipase yields MFGLSLLALAPLVNCALDLAWVQGAAIPKHVATTPVPRSGEAWWVQRHQGCVETTKRNDFEVAFLGDSITQGWEGAGKAAWTRDFAPLKAANFGFSGDRTEHVLWRLANGELVGTNVKLIVIMIGTNNVGHGSSSPTQTADGVKAIVQTLLAGTKAKILLLGIFPRDANAGDRLRQAVSEATRGFQGLHDGARVHYKDVGHFFVRPDGTLRSTLMPDLLHLNPDGYEIWAKAMLPDLKGLLGKGGQ; encoded by the coding sequence ATGTTTGGTCTCTCGCTCCTCGCTCTCGCCCCGTTGGTTAACTGCGCCCTTGATTTGGCTTGGGTTCAGGGCGCCGCAATCCCTAAGCACGTCGCCACAACTCCGGTTCCAAGGTCTGGGGAAGCCTGGTGGGTGCAGCGCCACCAAGGCTGTGTGGAGACCACCAAGAGGAACGACTTCGAAGTGGCCTTTCTTGGCGACTCGATCACCCAGGGATGGGAGGGGGCCGGCAAAGCCGCGTGGACCCGCGACTTCGCGCCGCTCAAGGCGGCCAACTTCGGCTTCAGCGGAGACCGCACCGAACACGTGCTCTGGAGGCTCGCGAACGGGGAGCTCGTCGGCACCAACGTCAAGCTGATCGTGATCATGATCGGCACCAACAACGTCGGCCACGGCTCATCGAGTCCCACTCAGACTGCGGACGGGGTGAAAGCGATCGTCCAGACGCTCCTTGCGGGCACCAAGGCGAAGATTCTCTTGCTGGGGATTTTCCCACGCGATGCCAACGCCGGGGATCGGCTGCGGCAGGCTGTCTCTGAGGCAACGCGTGGGTTCCAGGGCCTGCACGACGGTGCACGGGTCCACTACAAGGATGTTGGCCACTTTTTTGTGCGTCCCGACGGCACCTTGAGAAGCACCCTTATGCCGGACCTGTTGCACCTGAACCCCGACGGCTACGAGATCTGGGCCAAGGCAATGCTCCCGGACCTAAAGGGGTTACTTGGCAAGGGCGGGCAATAA
- a CDS encoding ABC transporter permease yields the protein MREFLSKLGAFMQRYGVVVAFGLLFAYNGFTQPEFFLQPENLKNLVNQSVGVGIIAIGMTLVIVTGGIDLSVGSMLALSGALGVLAMNKVISGVPVDSAPAILAATESRGVVVGIAVCLLAGLVLGMVNGVTIVVGRVAPFIATLVGLVAYRSICVSIAEGGEIRSLSAKVFPALGSEGVPVPGLMASGGRPLIITWGMILFVLVALFAGFLLNWTRFGRHALAVGANERAAKYSAVNTGWTKFVAYSLLGLFSGLAAFTYAARLNSVASSTAGNYYELDAIAAVVIGGTSLRGGSGRIWATVVGVLLLSMIGNMLVMKGVSVYWQGTVKGAIILVAVLLQRGREG from the coding sequence TTGAGAGAGTTCTTGTCGAAACTGGGCGCGTTCATGCAGCGTTACGGCGTCGTGGTGGCGTTCGGCCTGCTGTTTGCCTACAACGGGTTCACCCAGCCCGAGTTCTTTCTGCAGCCGGAGAACCTGAAGAACCTCGTCAACCAGAGCGTCGGCGTCGGGATCATCGCGATCGGGATGACTCTGGTCATCGTGACCGGGGGCATCGACCTTTCTGTAGGCAGCATGCTCGCGCTATCGGGCGCGCTGGGCGTGCTCGCCATGAACAAGGTGATCTCCGGCGTCCCGGTGGACTCGGCCCCAGCCATCCTTGCGGCCACGGAGAGCCGGGGCGTGGTGGTCGGGATCGCGGTCTGCCTGCTGGCCGGACTCGTCCTCGGGATGGTGAACGGCGTCACCATCGTGGTGGGGCGGGTCGCACCGTTCATCGCCACCCTGGTGGGTCTAGTCGCTTATCGGTCGATCTGCGTTTCGATCGCCGAGGGTGGCGAGATCAGGTCTTTGAGCGCCAAAGTCTTTCCTGCCCTCGGCTCAGAGGGAGTCCCCGTCCCGGGGCTGATGGCTTCAGGCGGCCGGCCGCTGATCATCACTTGGGGAATGATCCTGTTCGTCCTCGTGGCGCTTTTCGCCGGGTTCCTGCTCAACTGGACGCGGTTTGGCCGACATGCGCTCGCGGTCGGCGCGAACGAGCGCGCCGCCAAGTACTCGGCGGTGAACACCGGGTGGACCAAGTTCGTCGCCTATTCGCTTCTGGGGCTCTTCTCGGGGCTCGCGGCGTTCACCTACGCCGCCAGGTTGAACTCGGTCGCGTCGTCCACTGCCGGCAACTACTACGAACTCGACGCTATCGCGGCGGTCGTCATCGGCGGCACGTCATTGAGAGGCGGCAGCGGGCGCATTTGGGCGACCGTGGTGGGGGTGCTTCTGCTCAGCATGATCGGCAACATGCTGGTCATGAAGGGGGTGAGCGTCTATTGGCAGGGCACCGTCAAAGGCGCGATCATCTTGGTGGCCGTGCTCTTGCAGAGGGGGAGAGAGGGATAG
- a CDS encoding 2-oxo acid dehydrogenase subunit E2, producing MPVISVRIPQMGEGLQEARLVAVLKQPGETIKRDEPIYQMETDKAVMDVESPYEGKLVSWLAEVDAVLPIGTAVAQMEVADGVSEMQVHGAPEAPAPAAAQPEPEPIPEASAGARNASVPPRTRAYAKEKGVSEAELATLAAGSGKLMPADIDSFLASRSSGAAPQPASRPTGGAGGPSTEVAMTGKQRVLASRLVRSSQLVVPGTITVVANWGPVEAVRAEQKAKGGDFQPSTFTMFAFAVARALKDHPLFRSNLKGDDTIRTYATASLGIAVALPGDELVTAVVEEADALNWKDFASRCRAQIDLARQGKDQANEAVTLSLTNMQNFGLRQAVPVLVAPSVGVLFLGEVFPGLKYDENGGTVIQRSVNLTLTFDHRLINGVGATDFLTAIKMNLESIRSLVNEG from the coding sequence ATGCCGGTCATTTCAGTTCGCATTCCACAGATGGGCGAGGGCCTTCAAGAAGCCCGATTGGTCGCGGTGCTCAAGCAGCCTGGCGAGACGATCAAACGCGACGAACCCATCTACCAGATGGAAACGGACAAGGCCGTCATGGACGTCGAATCCCCGTACGAGGGCAAACTGGTCTCCTGGCTAGCCGAGGTGGACGCCGTGCTGCCGATCGGCACCGCCGTGGCCCAGATGGAAGTCGCCGACGGAGTCTCCGAGATGCAGGTGCACGGCGCTCCGGAGGCGCCGGCGCCGGCCGCCGCCCAGCCCGAACCGGAGCCTATACCGGAAGCCTCAGCGGGAGCAAGGAACGCCTCCGTGCCGCCGCGGACCCGTGCTTACGCCAAGGAAAAGGGCGTTTCTGAAGCCGAACTGGCGACCCTTGCCGCGGGCAGCGGCAAGCTGATGCCTGCCGATATCGACAGCTTCCTCGCTTCACGATCTTCGGGCGCCGCGCCTCAGCCCGCATCCAGACCCACCGGCGGTGCGGGCGGACCGAGCACCGAGGTCGCGATGACCGGAAAGCAGCGGGTTCTGGCTTCCAGACTCGTTCGCAGTTCGCAACTGGTGGTCCCCGGCACGATCACGGTCGTCGCCAACTGGGGCCCGGTGGAGGCCGTACGTGCTGAGCAAAAGGCGAAGGGCGGCGATTTTCAGCCTTCGACCTTCACGATGTTCGCCTTCGCCGTCGCCAGAGCCCTCAAAGACCATCCCCTGTTCCGGTCCAACCTCAAGGGCGACGACACGATTCGGACCTACGCGACCGCCTCGCTGGGAATCGCGGTGGCGCTGCCCGGCGACGAACTGGTAACTGCCGTAGTCGAAGAGGCGGATGCGCTCAACTGGAAGGACTTCGCCAGCCGATGCCGCGCCCAGATCGATCTGGCGCGGCAAGGCAAGGATCAGGCGAACGAGGCCGTGACCCTGAGCCTGACCAACATGCAGAATTTCGGCCTCCGTCAGGCGGTTCCCGTGCTCGTCGCGCCATCGGTCGGCGTTCTGTTCCTGGGAGAGGTGTTCCCGGGGCTCAAGTACGACGAGAATGGCGGGACGGTCATCCAGCGCTCGGTCAACCTAACCCTGACCTTCGACCATCGCTTGATCAACGGTGTCGGCGCGACTGACTTCTTGACGGCCATCAAAATGAACCTTGAGAGCATCAGGAGCTTGGTGAACGAGGGATGA
- a CDS encoding GNAT family N-acetyltransferase, with protein MFGNRELAEAHVQLRMSSSTAKTAGKLWPDLGETHAQIAGCSAAFAGDGSPLTQVNGFGFYRKPEPEDLEAVRAFYRGRTQEFEVVMNPFAVPEAWNMLFEAGAKLQTFESVLFRQTGHFDPANLDVEVQEVRPEDLDLWGRLSTEAFFGTNPPPFADDLATLLKAVPDYRRFIAYVNREPAATASLIERRGYAFLGGAAVLEEFRGHGIQRALISHRMLAVSERCHTAFVEALPGSVSQRNAEQLGFRLAFSQASLMMPS; from the coding sequence ATGTTCGGTAACCGTGAACTCGCAGAGGCCCATGTTCAGCTTCGGATGTCGAGCTCTACTGCAAAGACCGCCGGCAAACTCTGGCCCGATCTTGGCGAGACGCACGCACAGATCGCCGGTTGCTCGGCGGCCTTCGCTGGAGACGGTTCGCCCCTGACGCAAGTGAACGGCTTCGGCTTCTATAGGAAGCCCGAACCTGAGGACTTGGAGGCGGTCCGGGCCTTCTATCGTGGCCGGACCCAAGAGTTCGAAGTCGTGATGAACCCGTTTGCGGTCCCTGAAGCCTGGAACATGCTCTTCGAAGCCGGCGCCAAGCTCCAGACCTTTGAGTCGGTCCTGTTCCGACAGACGGGGCACTTCGATCCCGCAAACCTCGATGTTGAGGTCCAAGAGGTCCGACCGGAGGACCTTGACCTTTGGGGCCGGTTGTCTACGGAGGCATTCTTTGGAACCAATCCGCCTCCGTTTGCAGACGATCTCGCCACCCTTCTCAAGGCTGTTCCCGACTATCGAAGGTTCATCGCCTACGTCAACCGGGAGCCGGCGGCGACGGCGAGCCTCATCGAAAGGCGCGGATATGCTTTTCTGGGCGGTGCGGCCGTGCTAGAGGAGTTTCGCGGGCATGGGATCCAACGCGCGCTCATCTCCCATCGGATGTTGGCAGTGTCCGAGCGGTGCCACACGGCGTTCGTCGAAGCTCTGCCTGGGAGCGTTTCCCAGCGCAACGCCGAACAGCTTGGATTCAGGCTCGCGTTCAGTCAGGCAAGCCTGATGATGCCGAGCTAG
- a CDS encoding FHA domain-containing protein — protein MNPNVTQLLSADPNRTVMGTAPTLNATQTIKPVQCPVCKTFNPAGVMFCVECGLIFDRALPDDAFGAPVVRLPVLVDSNGKEFPIRPGANVVGREGDVMLADAKVSRRHAQITSNDGTFELEDLGSTNGTEWNGEKLAQGDKRTLSQGDKVSFGGIELTLSMPGAAGSTEMLSPNRTAMLSGPPSVGKGTEGQGDQGTEGPGDEGTAPSSADLGPRTSDPAPSPAAYLSIDGSDMPLKSGVNTFGRKPENDVQIVDPYVSGKHGVIDVREDGIYLTDSGSTNGTLMNGEKLEPNAEKLVTEEDEIRIGGLVLRIRAAA, from the coding sequence ATGAACCCAAACGTCACCCAGCTCTTGTCCGCCGACCCGAACCGCACCGTCATGGGGACGGCGCCGACCCTAAACGCCACCCAGACGATCAAGCCGGTGCAGTGTCCGGTGTGCAAGACCTTCAACCCCGCCGGAGTGATGTTCTGCGTGGAGTGCGGGCTGATCTTCGATCGGGCGCTGCCGGACGACGCCTTCGGCGCGCCGGTCGTGCGTCTGCCCGTGCTGGTGGACTCGAACGGCAAGGAGTTCCCCATCCGTCCCGGCGCGAACGTGGTTGGCCGCGAGGGCGATGTGATGCTGGCCGACGCGAAGGTCAGCCGCCGCCACGCGCAAATCACCTCGAATGACGGCACGTTTGAACTCGAAGACCTGGGAAGCACCAACGGGACCGAGTGGAACGGCGAGAAGCTGGCGCAAGGGGACAAGCGGACCCTGAGCCAGGGCGACAAGGTGTCGTTTGGGGGCATTGAGCTGACGCTCTCGATGCCTGGTGCAGCCGGTTCGACCGAGATGCTCAGCCCGAACCGGACGGCGATGCTCTCCGGGCCGCCGAGCGTAGGCAAAGGTACAGAGGGACAAGGGGACCAAGGGACAGAGGGACCAGGGGACGAAGGGACCGCTCCTTCATCCGCGGACCTCGGACCTCGGACCTCGGACCCTGCGCCTTCACCGGCCGCCTACCTGTCCATCGACGGCAGCGACATGCCCTTGAAATCCGGCGTCAACACCTTCGGCCGCAAGCCGGAGAACGACGTGCAGATCGTAGACCCTTACGTAAGCGGGAAGCACGGGGTCATCGATGTGCGCGAAGATGGCATCTACCTTACCGACTCGGGCAGCACCAACGGAACCTTGATGAACGGCGAAAAGCTAGAGCCGAACGCGGAGAAGCTCGTCACGGAGGAGGATGAGATCAGGATCGGCGGGTTGGTGCTGCGGATCAGGGCTGCGGCTTGA
- a CDS encoding biotin/lipoyl-binding protein translates to MKRWVNGVEVELPDGTEVEVVTLADRLLVRESGQTHSALVVRSGEDVLVSYHGQQFLVEPALASRRVHGATHTGEIRAAMPGAITFVGFAAGDPVAKGDKIVVLEAMKTQQAFLAPFDGTVSKVYVEAGSQVGEGDVLATIEPA, encoded by the coding sequence ATGAAGCGGTGGGTGAACGGCGTCGAAGTGGAGCTACCGGACGGTACCGAGGTCGAGGTCGTGACCCTGGCGGACCGGCTCTTGGTGCGTGAGTCCGGCCAAACCCACTCGGCGCTGGTCGTTCGATCGGGCGAGGACGTGCTCGTGAGCTATCACGGGCAGCAGTTCCTCGTGGAACCCGCTCTGGCCTCTCGTCGAGTGCATGGGGCCACGCACACAGGCGAAATCCGAGCGGCCATGCCCGGCGCGATCACTTTCGTGGGGTTCGCGGCGGGCGATCCTGTGGCCAAAGGCGACAAGATCGTGGTGCTGGAGGCCATGAAGACCCAACAGGCCTTCTTGGCGCCATTCGATGGCACGGTGTCCAAGGTTTATGTGGAGGCCGGCTCACAGGTCGGCGAGGGCGACGTGCTGGCAACCATCGAGCCGGCGTGA
- a CDS encoding type II toxin-antitoxin system VapC family toxin, with the protein MTDGFVLDASLALTWSAAELRGIYAEDVLRLLESQKAHVPCHWRLEVTNLVLRAQDAGSLSAAEAASFLSLLNTAPIDVDDAASKEWILTVRALASRLQATSYEAAYIELCQRLALPLATEDTRLRNLARSANVDVLAA; encoded by the coding sequence ATGACCGACGGGTTCGTGCTCGATGCCTCCTTGGCGTTGACCTGGAGCGCCGCAGAGCTGCGAGGTATCTATGCCGAGGACGTGCTGCGCTTACTGGAGAGCCAGAAGGCCCATGTGCCCTGCCATTGGCGGCTCGAGGTCACGAACCTCGTGCTGCGGGCCCAGGACGCCGGGAGCCTTTCGGCTGCGGAGGCCGCTTCCTTCCTTTCGCTGCTCAACACGGCGCCCATCGACGTAGACGATGCCGCGAGCAAGGAGTGGATCCTCACGGTTAGGGCCTTGGCCTCGCGTTTGCAGGCGACCTCTTATGAGGCGGCCTACATCGAGCTTTGCCAACGGCTGGCGTTGCCCCTGGCCACGGAAGACACGCGGCTCCGGAACCTCGCCCGCAGCGCCAATGTCGACGTCTTGGCGGCGTAA
- a CDS encoding type II toxin-antitoxin system prevent-host-death family antitoxin produces the protein MKQIGAYEAKVHLGQLLDLVQAGETLEITRHGVPIARLVPADTGKGVPARHSVEQLMAFGKGRSLIGFDVDQALHEVRR, from the coding sequence ATGAAGCAGATCGGCGCTTACGAAGCAAAGGTTCACCTCGGACAGCTCCTCGATCTTGTGCAAGCCGGCGAGACGCTTGAGATCACACGTCACGGTGTGCCGATCGCGCGGCTGGTCCCCGCCGATACCGGCAAGGGGGTGCCGGCCAGGCACTCGGTCGAGCAGCTCATGGCGTTTGGCAAGGGCCGGTCCCTCATCGGCTTTGACGTCGACCAGGCGCTTCACGAGGTTCGGCGATGA
- a CDS encoding sugar ABC transporter ATP-binding protein, translated as MPRLQVSDISMQFPAVLALDGVSLSFEPGEVHGIIGENGAGKSTLMRILSGLQKPTSGEISIGEPPTTVVFGGVRDAMRHGIAMIHQELNLVDTLSVAENVFLGREPTAGGRLNRKLMNGRTREWLREVNASIEPQVLVGSLSLAEKQLVEIAKALSCEASILIMDEPTAVLSEAETDALFELIARLKAKGVTVLYISHRLPEVEQICDRVTVLRDGRLITTVLRGATSPTELAKLMVGRELGEVFPVRKLSTALEPVLAVEGLGDEELLSGVSFVLHPGEILGMAGLMGSGRTEVGEALVGLRRFRAGGIRVEGRPVSIGSPKQAARLGIAYVSEDRKDAGLVLGMDVVENTTLANLDAYARPFISKDRERASTEAWVKQLDIKAGNLRAPILFLSGGNQQKVALAKWLELKPKVLILDEPTRGVDVGAKREIYQLIHDLASQGMACLMISSELQELIGLCHRILVMRHGTVVGEVQGEGATEEEIMVLAAGAEAA; from the coding sequence ATGCCGCGCTTGCAGGTCAGCGACATCTCGATGCAGTTCCCCGCCGTCTTGGCGCTCGACGGCGTGTCGCTCTCCTTCGAGCCCGGAGAGGTCCACGGCATCATCGGCGAGAACGGCGCCGGCAAGAGCACGCTGATGCGCATCCTCTCGGGGCTGCAAAAGCCGACCTCCGGGGAGATCTCTATCGGCGAGCCGCCGACAACTGTTGTTTTCGGTGGCGTTCGAGACGCCATGCGCCACGGCATCGCCATGATCCACCAGGAACTGAACCTCGTGGACACGCTCTCGGTCGCAGAGAACGTCTTCCTGGGTCGCGAGCCGACGGCTGGTGGCAGGCTTAATCGCAAGCTGATGAATGGACGCACGCGCGAGTGGCTTCGCGAGGTGAACGCCTCGATCGAGCCGCAGGTTCTGGTCGGAAGCCTGTCGCTGGCCGAGAAGCAGCTCGTCGAGATCGCCAAGGCGCTCTCCTGCGAAGCTTCGATCCTCATCATGGACGAGCCCACTGCCGTGCTCAGCGAAGCCGAGACCGACGCCCTCTTCGAGCTCATCGCCAGGCTCAAGGCGAAGGGCGTCACGGTGCTCTACATCTCCCACAGGCTCCCCGAAGTGGAACAGATTTGCGACCGGGTCACGGTCCTGCGTGACGGCCGGCTCATCACCACCGTGCTGCGCGGAGCCACAAGCCCGACCGAACTCGCCAAGCTGATGGTGGGCCGTGAGCTTGGCGAGGTCTTTCCGGTGCGGAAACTCTCCACTGCGCTAGAACCGGTGCTGGCCGTCGAGGGATTGGGCGACGAGGAACTCTTGAGCGGCGTCTCGTTCGTGCTTCACCCCGGGGAGATTCTGGGGATGGCCGGTCTGATGGGCTCGGGCAGAACCGAAGTCGGCGAGGCCCTGGTGGGACTCAGGCGGTTTCGCGCTGGCGGAATCCGAGTTGAAGGCCGCCCCGTCAGCATCGGCTCGCCGAAGCAGGCCGCAAGGCTTGGTATCGCGTATGTCTCCGAGGATCGAAAGGACGCGGGCCTGGTGCTCGGCATGGACGTGGTCGAGAACACGACCCTGGCGAATCTGGACGCCTATGCTCGCCCCTTCATCAGCAAAGACCGCGAGCGGGCGAGCACCGAAGCCTGGGTCAAACAGCTCGACATCAAAGCCGGCAACCTGCGTGCGCCGATCCTCTTCCTCTCCGGCGGAAACCAGCAGAAGGTCGCGCTGGCGAAATGGCTCGAACTGAAGCCAAAAGTGCTCATCCTCGATGAGCCGACGCGCGGCGTGGACGTCGGCGCCAAGCGAGAGATTTATCAGCTCATCCACGACCTGGCGAGCCAAGGGATGGCGTGCCTGATGATCTCCAGCGAGCTGCAGGAGCTGATCGGCCTATGCCACCGCATCCTGGTGATGCGCCATGGCACGGTCGTCGGGGAGGTTCAGGGAGAGGGCGCGACGGAAGAGGAGATTATGGTGTTGGCAGCGGGAGCGGAGGCAGCTTGA
- the coaBC gene encoding bifunctional phosphopantothenoylcysteine decarboxylase/phosphopantothenate--cysteine ligase CoaBC: MPNVVLGVSGSIAAYRAADLARELMRAGCTVRVCLTDAAQQFVTKTLFESLTGQPCLQDAFEEPITGRMAHIDWARQADLLIVAPATANTLAKLANGVGDDMLTTLALAYEGPMLLAPAMNPAMYLQETAQAAIRELEERGAVLVDPSEGDVACGEHGQGKLASIARIADEALVLIGRGQKLKGKRVLITSGPTQELMDDVRYLTNRSSGRMGAALARAALLMGAEVTVVSGPVAVSLPRQASVRRVTSAREMLEASSALAAESDWIVGAAAVADYRPIEKIEGKRRRSDEPWSLKLVPNPDVLAELARASQGKARVIGFAAEPDDSLDQAREKLVRKGLAAIAVNDVSRADIGFESQSNELTLILDDGRVLQSGKRSKLACALWLFESLCAEPGS; encoded by the coding sequence GTGCCGAACGTCGTGCTTGGGGTTTCCGGGAGCATTGCCGCCTACCGCGCGGCGGATCTGGCGCGCGAACTGATGCGGGCGGGCTGCACGGTTCGCGTGTGCCTCACCGATGCCGCGCAGCAGTTCGTCACCAAGACCCTGTTCGAGTCGCTGACCGGCCAGCCCTGCCTCCAGGATGCCTTCGAGGAGCCTATCACCGGACGCATGGCCCACATCGACTGGGCCCGGCAGGCTGATTTGCTGATCGTCGCCCCTGCCACCGCCAATACGCTCGCGAAGCTGGCGAACGGCGTCGGAGACGACATGCTTACCACCTTGGCGCTGGCCTACGAGGGGCCCATGCTCCTTGCGCCGGCGATGAACCCGGCGATGTATCTTCAGGAAACGGCTCAGGCCGCAATCCGGGAGCTCGAGGAGCGAGGGGCGGTGCTGGTTGACCCGTCAGAGGGCGACGTGGCCTGTGGCGAGCACGGCCAGGGCAAACTGGCCTCGATTGCCCGCATCGCCGATGAAGCTCTCGTCCTTATCGGACGCGGACAGAAACTGAAGGGCAAGCGGGTGCTGATTACGAGCGGACCAACTCAAGAGCTGATGGACGACGTGCGCTACCTGACGAACCGCTCCTCCGGAAGGATGGGCGCGGCCCTGGCGAGGGCGGCACTCCTGATGGGCGCGGAGGTGACGGTGGTGTCGGGCCCGGTGGCCGTTTCACTTCCAAGGCAAGCCTCGGTTCGCAGAGTCACGTCGGCCCGCGAAATGCTGGAGGCATCCTCGGCTCTGGCGGCCGAATCGGACTGGATCGTCGGGGCCGCGGCGGTCGCGGACTACCGGCCAATCGAAAAAATCGAGGGGAAACGGCGTCGATCCGACGAGCCCTGGAGCTTGAAGCTGGTCCCAAACCCGGACGTGCTCGCCGAACTCGCGCGGGCATCGCAGGGCAAGGCGCGGGTCATCGGGTTTGCCGCAGAGCCGGACGACAGCCTTGATCAAGCGCGGGAAAAACTCGTTCGCAAGGGGCTCGCAGCCATCGCCGTGAACGATGTCTCCCGGGCGGACATCGGTTTTGAATCGCAGAGCAACGAGCTGACGCTGATCCTCGACGACGGACGGGTTTTGCAGAGCGGCAAGAGGTCGAAACTGGCTTGCGCGCTGTGGCTCTTCGAGTCGCTCTGCGCCGAACCTGGTAGTTGA
- a CDS encoding glycoside hydrolase family 16 protein, with amino-acid sequence MSTLLYLGVAAMAMGTQSLSGTTQSASDKTPIRKPFVKSNWKLEWADEFDKGKLVDPKFWSYEVGYLRNDEKQYYTKERPENARIEGRRLIIEARKDNFQGRPITSASLHTAGKRPFLYGRIEVRAKVPTGKGTWPAAWLLGENIGKVDWPRCGEIDVMEHVGYDPTKIHANIHTAAYNHMNGKGKGNSIDAGKPWEGFHTYAVEWYRDRMEFFFDDTRYFVFRKEPGGDDVWPFDKPHYLILNLAFGGGWGGAQGIDESLLPHRYEIEYVRYYKPVSGA; translated from the coding sequence GTGAGCACGCTACTCTATCTTGGCGTCGCCGCAATGGCCATGGGAACCCAATCGCTCAGCGGCACAACCCAATCTGCGTCCGACAAAACGCCGATCAGAAAACCGTTCGTCAAGTCCAACTGGAAGCTGGAATGGGCCGACGAATTTGACAAAGGGAAGCTCGTCGACCCCAAGTTTTGGAGCTACGAGGTGGGGTACCTGCGCAACGACGAGAAGCAGTACTACACCAAAGAAAGGCCCGAAAACGCCCGAATCGAGGGTCGGCGGCTAATCATCGAGGCCCGAAAGGACAACTTCCAGGGGCGCCCGATCACCTCGGCGAGCCTCCACACCGCCGGAAAGAGGCCCTTTCTCTACGGCCGGATCGAGGTCCGCGCCAAGGTCCCCACAGGCAAAGGAACTTGGCCGGCGGCATGGCTCCTGGGCGAGAACATTGGCAAGGTGGATTGGCCCCGCTGCGGCGAGATCGACGTCATGGAGCACGTGGGCTATGACCCCACCAAGATCCACGCCAACATCCACACTGCCGCCTATAACCACATGAACGGCAAGGGCAAGGGCAACTCGATCGACGCGGGCAAGCCTTGGGAAGGATTTCACACCTATGCGGTCGAGTGGTATCGCGACCGGATGGAGTTCTTCTTCGACGACACGCGCTACTTCGTCTTCCGCAAAGAGCCTGGCGGCGACGACGTCTGGCCCTTTGACAAGCCGCACTACCTGATCCTCAACCTGGCGTTCGGCGGCGGCTGGGGCGGAGCTCAGGGCATCGACGAGAGCCTTCTCCCGCACCGTTACGAGATCGAGTACGTTCGCTACTACAAGCCTGTTTCGGGCGCGTAG
- a CDS encoding gamma-glutamyl-gamma-aminobutyrate hydrolase family protein: MKPVIGITADVDHDADDARTHGKLTLNWNYAQRIADAGGMPLVIPPQADPRAVLAIIDGWLIPGGDDIDSSKWGEELHPKARLQDPARYAIEQALFEAADPEMPILGICYGCQFLNVIRGGSLIQHLADGLESDRHTGGTLENVSVVPDSKLARIVGSASTPGKSYHHQGVGRLGDALSVSARHEDGTVEALEASDRPWVVGIQWHPERTDGEGSKRLFRAFVEACAAYAEQRRKAKVG; this comes from the coding sequence ATGAAGCCGGTCATTGGCATCACCGCTGACGTGGATCACGATGCCGACGACGCGCGCACGCACGGCAAGCTGACCCTGAACTGGAACTACGCTCAGCGGATCGCCGACGCCGGCGGCATGCCTTTGGTCATCCCCCCGCAAGCGGACCCCAGGGCTGTTCTCGCCATCATCGATGGCTGGCTGATCCCAGGCGGCGACGATATTGACTCCTCCAAATGGGGAGAAGAGCTCCATCCAAAGGCGAGGCTCCAGGACCCCGCGCGCTATGCCATCGAGCAGGCGCTCTTTGAGGCTGCCGACCCGGAGATGCCGATCCTTGGGATCTGCTACGGGTGCCAATTCCTGAACGTGATTCGGGGCGGCTCCTTGATCCAGCACCTCGCCGACGGGCTGGAATCGGACCGACACACCGGCGGCACCCTTGAGAATGTCTCGGTCGTGCCCGATTCGAAGCTCGCTAGGATCGTCGGATCCGCTTCTACGCCCGGAAAAAGCTATCACCACCAGGGAGTCGGGCGGCTGGGTGACGCGCTCTCGGTCTCGGCCAGACACGAAGACGGCACCGTAGAGGCCCTGGAGGCATCCGACCGTCCCTGGGTCGTGGGCATCCAGTGGCACCCGGAGCGCACCGACGGTGAGGGCTCGAAAAGGCTCTTCCGCGCTTTCGTCGAAGCGTGTGCCGCTTACGCAGAGCAGCGCCGCAAAGCGAAGGTGGGCTGA